Proteins encoded in a region of the Zea mays cultivar B73 chromosome 4, Zm-B73-REFERENCE-NAM-5.0, whole genome shotgun sequence genome:
- the z1C1_8 gene encoding prolamin 22 kDa alpha zein z1C1_8 precursor has translation MATKILALLALLALFVSATNAFIIPQCSLAPSAIIPQFLRPVTSMGFEHLAVQAYKLQQALAASVLQQPINQLQQQSLAHLTIQTIATQQQQQFLPALSQLDVVNPVAYLQQQVLASNPLALANVAAYQQQQQLQQFLPALSQLAMVNPAAYLQQQQLLSSSPLVVGNAPTYLQQQLLQQIVPALTQLAVANPAAYLQQLLPFNQLTVSNSAAYLQQRQQLLNPLAVPNPLVTAFLQQQQLLPYSQFSLMNPALSWQQPIVGGAIF, from the coding sequence ATGGCTACCAAGATATTAGCCCTCCTTGCGCTTCTTGCCCTTTTTGTGAGCGCAACAAATGCGTTCATTATTCCACAATGCTCACTTGCTCCTAGTGCCATTATACCACAGTTCCTCCGACCAGTTACTTCAATGGGCTTCGAACACCTAGCTGTGCAAGCCTACAAGCTACAACAAGCGCTTGCGGCGAGCGTCTTACAACAACCAATTAACCAATTGCAACAACAATCCTTGGCACATCTAACCATACAAACCATCGCAACACAACAGCAACAACAGTTCCTACCAGCACTGAGCCAACTAGATGTGGTGAACCCTGTCGCCTACTTGCAACAGCAGGTGCTTGCATCCAACCCACTTGCTCTGGCAAACGTAGCTGCAtaccaacaacaacaacaattgCAACAGTTTCTGCCAGCGCTCAGTCAACTAGCCATGGTGAACCCTGCCGCCTACCTACAACAGCAACAACTGCTTTCATCTAGCCCTCTCGTTGTGGGTAATGCACCTACATACCTGCAACAACAATTGCTGCAACAGATTGTACCAGCTCTGACTCAGCTAGCTGTGGCAAACCCTGCTGCCTACTTGCAACAGCTGCTTCCATTCAACCAACTGACTGTGTCGAACTCTGCTGCGTACCTACAACAGCGACAACAGTTACTTAATCCACTAGCAGTGCCTAACCCATTGGTCACTGCCTTCCTACAGCAGCAACAATTGCTACCATACAGCCAgttctctttgatgaaccctgccttgTCGTGGCAGCAACCCATCGTTGGAGGTGCCATCTTTTAG